Within Deltaproteobacteria bacterium GWC2_65_14, the genomic segment CGACTCCCTTCGCGTAGTAGTGCTTCACTTCCCGCATCTCCGTGACCAGGTCGGCCAGCTCCAGGAACTCGGGGGGCGCCCCCCTTCCGGTCAGCAGGATCTCCATCCCTTCCGGCTTCCTCCGCAGCAGGTCGACGACCTCCCCGACGGGAAGGAGCCCGAAATCGACCGCGCAGTTGATCTCGTCGAGGACCACGATGTCGGCGCGCTTCCCGAGGATCGCCTGCCTGGCGAGCTCCCATCCCTCCCGGGCCAGGCGGACATCCTCCGGGTCCGGGTTTCCGCGGTTGACGAAGGTGTCCCTCCCCGCCTGGTGGATCTCGACGTAGGGGGAAAGCATCTCCACCCCTTTGAGCTCTCCGTAGTCGATCCACCCTTTCATGAACTGGATGATGAC encodes:
- a CDS encoding cob(I)yrinic acid a,c-diamide adenosyltransferase, with amino-acid sequence MTAGAIGKGYIQVYTGNGKGKTTAALGLSLRAAGHGLRTVIIQFMKGWIDYGELKGVEMLSPYVEIHQAGRDTFVNRGNPDPEDVRLAREGWELARQAILGKRADIVVLDEINCAVDFGLLPVGEVVDLLRRKPEGMEILLTGRGAPPEFLELADLVTEMREVKHYYAKGVDARVGVER